ggAACACAATGAAAAGAAAATTCAAACTATATAAATgaccataaaagaaccattaaagtagtccataggattcatgcattatattctatacagtatatcacagtttttatttttcaaagaacCACAATTTTACAAGAATTAAGCTATATATCtagtttatttttaacacatgTTAACACAGGGTTTaataatgtacagtatgaaaCATCGGAACATTAATACCCTGGATTAATTATTAATCCAGGGTAAAGTATGCTCAATTTGAAACATGAAACAGGATAACCCAGGATTCCGTTTAGAATAACCCAGGGTTAACGCTTTCACTTGTGAAAATCTCTTTTAAGTACCTTTTTTAAGATagtaaaacactgaaaaaatcaTAGCAATTCCCATATTTTGCTCCATTAAGtaaattttaatgcatttatttaagcaACATGATGTCAAAATGGTAGGCACCAAGCTTATCCTActtaaatgcatgtgacatcaaataaacaagaattaggtcagaagtaatccaaaagcaataaaattagattactttaaaatgtaatccaagaaTTACGTTACTGACTAAAGTTTtcgtcatgtaatttgtaatgaggATCAGAACCAGATTTCAGTTCAGAAGTGGTCGTTGGATTGTGTAGATTAGAACACATCTTGGAAAGAAGGAAAATGGGTGTAGAATATAGTGAGATTCAGTATAGAGAATTAATGAGGTGTCACATTTGTGACGCGTTTCACTACAACATATGAAACCAAGAGACAGCTACCGTATCACGTGGTTACCAATATTGTTATTGATTAATAATTGACTGATAATCAGTAACAACGGATTTGCGTTTGCACTGAGAGAGAAACTGAAAGAAGAATCGAAGGAGGGGAGAGAAACGCTGGTGCAGAGAATCACCCGTTCTCCCCGtattcgctctctctctccgaaCGCAGTGCGTGCGTGTCCCAGGGCGCGAGGCTCCGCGGCACGCGggtacatacacacgcacacacactgaaCCGAGAGAGGGAAGAATAAGGAAGAACTCGCAAGCACATTTGGCTCTCTCCGATTTGCTTATAAAGCATCAGATATTTGATCGCTACGGGTCTGTCTGGGAATACAAAACAAACGCGTATGGAAATCGGAGGGTGAATAAACAACTCGCGCGGGTCTATTATCTTTCCTGCATCTCATGTATAAAAACCTAAACTAATGCTGGCTGGGATACTACTGACGCTTTCGACACGCACTGTCTCCGTTAACACTCTTCCTGCCGCTATCCCCAAGACTGACTGACTTCACAATCGGACGGAGCACCATTACGGTAGGAGCGCTTTGTTCAGCTctttaataatatatttcataGATTTGCATGGAGCGTCAGTGTTTTGGGGGACGGTATCGTTGCATGAGTGTTAATAAGGGGGTCTTGATAGAAACCGAATACAACTTTCATATAATAATTACGGACACAGAGATACAGAGGTATTCTTATTTTACTGACCCGTTGCTGTCCCGTGCGATGCGGTCCGGTCCGCAGTGGACCTCTGAGGATGATGAAAACCCATCCGCGCGTAGCTCGCCTCTGCATCTTGGTTTACGGGATTGTGATGCGCACGTGAAAGTTATGTTAAACATGCTACTGTTGCACGGCATGGCGTGAACCTCAGCGCACCATTAGTATATAGTAGAAAAACCCGATGTCTGCAACGTTTATCCAAACAATAACAGCACCCCAATAAAACATTATGAGTGTGTCAGCATCGCCTGGGATTTGAGATAACAGAGgtatctcttttttttcttctgtttttagtgGATGGGGTAGAGGTGCTGAAAGAGAACAGGAGGTTGCCATAGATGTGAATGAGAGAGCGCGAGATCTGAGCAGTGCTGCTGATTTAAAACGGTTATCAATTTCAGATATTAAGTCTCAACAGATTGAAGTTAAGAAAATAATTAAGAAGAGAATGTGAATTGGCATGCAGAAATATCGTAGATTTGTATAAATACATCTTTCTATAGTGAGGTGATGACTCGTGCTATAACGTGCAAAGGGACGATGATTAAAACTGGTGAAATGCGTGCGATTAAATAATTGTTTAGGCATATTAAGCATGCGTTATAGAGGCTtagtgatttttttatatatatataaataatacgtGAGTAATGGAGCCAAGCACCTGCTATACACTGATAAAATAATAGTGACTGCAGGTATGTGTGTGCAGGTCGGTGGGTGTGTGTCCATGCATGTGTTTTGCACCATGAGCAAGTGTTTCATTTTCTTGCCTCAGGGGCCGATTGCCACCCTTTGCCTGATGAAGCATTTTGCTGGCATCGTTTGAATTCAGGTCTGCTTGCTTCCAGTCAAGCACCTATATCCTAGCCTGAACTTTTTgggttgattattttttttttgtttgtttgtttttttttttttttttggacacaaGTTACATTACACCCTAGACTAATAACGTTTTCAAAGGAGAAACACCATGCAGACTGTAATGTGTTTCAGTACAAGGCTTAAAGGAGCATCTGGACCATCTATTCTGATGAAACAAACTCAACAAATGAATggataaacacattttaaaaaatggatAAGCAAGTCCAGATgcccctgaattttttttttattttttttatttcacctgATATTTCTGAATTTCCTGTTCCCATAATAATGTTACAATTTCTGAAAAAGTTTGTGTAGGTACCTATTGGACATCAAtctgttggtttaaaaaaaaaaattgtttttgtacaATTTCTCTTCATTCTCCCTTTTTATCTCTTTATTGCAGCAGAAGTTTGTCACCCATTAAGGAATGATGAGGCACCGTGATATATCCTCATGCCTCTTGCTGTGCTTTCAGTGTCTAGTCGTCATGGTGATACTGCTCTGCAATGTCCACCATGTGACAGCAGAACATGCTCAAGACCATGGCCTGGATCATAGTTCTCCTGCCAACAAATCTCTGACCTGTGGTGGTGGGCCACCCTTATGTGCCCCAGGAGTCATCCTTCCAGTGTGGGAACCCCAAAACCCTTCCTTTGGGGACAAGGTGGCTCGGGCAACAGTTTACTTTGTGGCACTGGTATACATGTTTCTTGGAGTGTCGATTATTGCTGACCGCTTCATGGCATCTATTGAAGTCATCACCTCTCAGGAGAAGGAGATCACCATTAAGAAATCAAACGGTGAAACAACCACCACTACTGTACGCATCTGGAATGAAACCGTGTCCAACCTCACCCTAATGGCTCTGGGGTCATCTGCTCCTGAAATTCTGCTCTCAGTCATTGAGGTGTGTGGCCATAACTTTGAAGCCGGTGACCTTGGACCCTCTACCATTGTAGGAAGTGCAGCTTTTAACATGTTTGTCATTATCGGAATCTGTGTCTACGTGGTTCCTGATGGAGAGCATCGCAAAGTAAAGCACCTCCGTGTTTTTTTTGTCACCGCCACTTGGAGCATCTTCGCCTACCTGTGgctctacctgatcttggctgtTATCTCACCGGGTGTTGTCCAGGTGTGGGAAGGACTTCTCACACTTTTCTTCTTTCCCATTTGTGTGGTCTTCGCTTGGGTTGCTGACCGCCGCCTCCTATTTTACAAGTATGTTTACAAGCGTTACCGAACTGGCAAACACCGTGGCATGATCATTGAGACTGAGGGTGACCGTCCTCTGCCATCCAAGGTGGATATTGAGATGGATGGGAAGATGTTGAACTCTCATGCGGTGGACTTCTTGGATGGAACTCTGGCTTTTGACCTGGAGGATAAGGATCTGGATGAGGAGGAAGCCAGGCGTGAAATGGTGAAGATCCTTAAAGAACTGAAGCAAAAACATCCAGATAAAGAGGTGGAGCAGCTGATCGAACTTGCTAATTATCAGGTGCTTAGCCAACAACAGAAGAGCCGTGCATTCTACCGATGCCAAGCGACACGTCTGATGACCGGCGCAGGTAATATTCTAAAGAAACATGCAGCAGACCAGGCTCGGAAAGCAGTAAGCATGCACGAGGTACGCAGCGACACTGGAGAGAACGATCCCATTTCTAAGATCTTTTTTGACCCTGGCTCTTACCAGTGCCTGGAAAACTGTGGAACTGTGGCAGTGAATGTTGTTAGACGTGGAGGTGATCTCAACCAGACAGTGTCTGTGGAATTCCGCACAGAAGACGGGACCGCAAACGCAGGCTCAGACTACGAATTCACTGAAGGCACCGTTGTTTTCAAGCCAGGCGAGACTCAAAAAGAGATTCGAGTTGGAATTATTGATGATGACATCTTTGAGGAGGACGAGAACTTCCTTATCCACCTCAGCAACGTTCGGATGCTTCATGAAGATGCCGAGCCAGAGACCGCTGAAGCTAATCATGTAGGGACTATTGCAACACTTGGTTTGCCCTCCACAGCTACAGTCACCATCTTTGACGATGACCATGCCGGAATCTTCACATTCGAGGAGCCGGTGACCCACGTTAGTGAGAGTGTGGGTGTAATGGAAGTGAAGGTCCTGCGTACATCCGGTGCACGTGGGGTGGTGTCAGTGCCATATAAAACCATTGAGGGAACTGCGCGTGGAGGAGGAGAGGACTTTGAAGACAGCCATGGTCTTCTGGAGTTCCAAAATGACGAAATCTTGTAAGTCATAATCTcacatttatgtaaaataaaaaattcaaaaacatctgattttgttcctgtactgacaagTCACTCCTAAAATACTAACTATTAAGAATGATGTATAGAGAATCTCTCCCATTTTTGCAAAATCTGAGTTTCAGTTTATTGATATAGTGCCTTGTCAAACAGGAATGTTAAGTAATGCATGATAATGATGcaatcagtgtttttgaattgTAAGTGCCTGATGGAGCTGCATGCTTGATGCTACTGTAAAGATTTTGCTGAGTGACATCGTGAAGTCACTGTAGTACCATAAGCATTGTGCACAAAGAACAGCCAATGGAGGTtgtcatcaaaaaatcttcccaGATCTACTTCTCTTTATCTTCTCCTCTTTTCCATTCTTTCATGTATCTTTCATTCACACTCTATCTTTTCAGCCTCAAAGCCTGATTTCTCAGTGTCggtgtaaatgatgatgattATAAAATCCTCTTTGGCAGACGTTTTActgtttattaattaattattttgttcattgACTGCTTGAAATGAACTTATGCTTGATTATGCAGTATCCTTTCAAAGCATCAAATATTCTTTTTGCTTTTAACTGCAGCTTTTGACTCACAGTCAAACAGTGACCTGTAGTATTTTTTAGGTGGAGATTATGTTTTCTACGGCTATGCCAAATCTCTGATTTTATGCATGCATGTGTGAAGCTGATCTAATGAGCAGTAGCCTTGGCCTATATTTGAACAGGTTCCTTGACATTTGACCCTTGGATTTGCTGGTCTGACCTTTTGACAAGCTCATGCTCTATTTTTCTAGTCCACAGGTCACAATTTCTGTT
This Myxocyprinus asiaticus isolate MX2 ecotype Aquarium Trade chromosome 20, UBuf_Myxa_2, whole genome shotgun sequence DNA region includes the following protein-coding sequences:
- the slc8a1b gene encoding sodium/calcium exchanger 1b isoform X1, with product MMRHRDISSCLLLCFQCLVVMVILLCNVHHVTAEHAQDHGLDHSSPANKSLTCGGGPPLCAPGVILPVWEPQNPSFGDKVARATVYFVALVYMFLGVSIIADRFMASIEVITSQEKEITIKKSNGETTTTTVRIWNETVSNLTLMALGSSAPEILLSVIEVCGHNFEAGDLGPSTIVGSAAFNMFVIIGICVYVVPDGEHRKVKHLRVFFVTATWSIFAYLWLYLILAVISPGVVQVWEGLLTLFFFPICVVFAWVADRRLLFYKYVYKRYRTGKHRGMIIETEGDRPLPSKVDIEMDGKMLNSHAVDFLDGTLAFDLEDKDLDEEEARREMVKILKELKQKHPDKEVEQLIELANYQVLSQQQKSRAFYRCQATRLMTGAGNILKKHAADQARKAVSMHEVRSDTGENDPISKIFFDPGSYQCLENCGTVAVNVVRRGGDLNQTVSVEFRTEDGTANAGSDYEFTEGTVVFKPGETQKEIRVGIIDDDIFEEDENFLIHLSNVRMLHEDAEPETAEANHVGTIATLGLPSTATVTIFDDDHAGIFTFEEPVTHVSESVGVMEVKVLRTSGARGVVSVPYKTIEGTARGGGEDFEDSHGLLEFQNDEILKTITVRVLDREEYDKQCSFYIELLTPLWRRRGWTVYREEEKEAEQEEQEPLTGEEEEERRIAEMGKPMLGDHPKLEIIIEESYEFKNTVDKLIKKTNLALLVGTNSWRDQFIEAITVSAGEDDDEEECGEEKLPSCFDYVMHFLTVFWKVLFAFVPPTDYWNGWACFVVSILMIGLLTAFIGDLASHFGCTIGLKDSVTAVVFVALGTSIPDTFASKVAAIQDQYADASIGNVTGSNAVNVFLGIGVAWSIAAIYHNSKGHEFKVEPGNLAFSVTLFTIFAFICVAVLMYRRRPDIGGELGGPRTAKALTTMLFISLWLLYILFSSLEAYCHIKGF
- the slc8a1b gene encoding sodium/calcium exchanger 1b isoform X2, whose translation is MMRHRDISSCLLLCFQCLVVMVILLCNVHHVTAEHAQDHGLDHSSPANKSLTCGGGPPLCAPGVILPVWEPQNPSFGDKVARATVYFVALVYMFLGVSIIADRFMASIEVITSQEKEITIKKSNGETTTTTVRIWNETVSNLTLMALGSSAPEILLSVIEVCGHNFEAGDLGPSTIVGSAAFNMFVIIGICVYVVPDGEHRKVKHLRVFFVTATWSIFAYLWLYLILAVISPGVVQVWEGLLTLFFFPICVVFAWVADRRLLFYKYVYKRYRTGKHRGMIIETEGDRPLPSKVDIEMDGKMLNSHAVDFLDGTLAFDLEDKDLDEEEARREMVKILKELKQKHPDKEVEQLIELANYQVLSQQQKSRAFYRCQATRLMTGAGNILKKHAADQARKAVSMHEVRSDTGENDPISKIFFDPGSYQCLENCGTVAVNVVRRGGDLNQTVSVEFRTEDGTANAGSDYEFTEGTVVFKPGETQKEIRVGIIDDDIFEEDENFLIHLSNVRMLHEDAEPETAEANHVGTIATLGLPSTATVTIFDDDHAGIFTFEEPVTHVSESVGVMEVKVLRTSGARGVVSVPYKTIEGTARGGGEDFEDSHGLLEFQNDEIFKMIKVRIIDDEEYEKNKSFFLEIGEPQLVETNEKREEEKEAEQEEQEPLTGEEEEERRIAEMGKPMLGDHPKLEIIIEESYEFKNTVDKLIKKTNLALLVGTNSWRDQFIEAITVSAGEDDDEEECGEEKLPSCFDYVMHFLTVFWKVLFAFVPPTDYWNGWACFVVSILMIGLLTAFIGDLASHFGCTIGLKDSVTAVVFVALGTSIPDTFASKVAAIQDQYADASIGNVTGSNAVNVFLGIGVAWSIAAIYHNSKGHEFKVEPGNLAFSVTLFTIFAFICVAVLMYRRRPDIGGELGGPRTAKALTTMLFISLWLLYILFSSLEAYCHIKGF